A genomic segment from Halorubrum depositum encodes:
- the msrA gene encoding peptide-methionine (S)-S-oxide reductase MsrA — MSDQLETATLGGGCFWCVEAALEQLAGVESVTSGYAGGGVDDPTYKQVCSGNTGHAEVVQVEFDPDAIAYDEVLEAFFEIHDPTQLNRQGPDVGSQYRSIVLYHDETQREAAAAYIEALDEEYDDDVVTELDRLETFYRAEEHHQDYFAKNPNDAYCSFHAKPKMEKVREKFEAKVAK; from the coding sequence ATGTCCGATCAGCTCGAAACCGCGACGCTCGGCGGCGGGTGCTTCTGGTGTGTCGAGGCCGCGCTCGAACAGCTCGCCGGCGTCGAGTCGGTCACCTCCGGCTACGCGGGCGGGGGGGTCGACGACCCCACGTACAAGCAGGTGTGCTCCGGAAACACCGGCCACGCCGAGGTCGTGCAGGTCGAGTTCGACCCCGACGCCATCGCCTACGACGAGGTCCTCGAGGCCTTCTTCGAGATCCACGACCCGACCCAGCTCAACCGCCAGGGCCCCGACGTGGGGAGCCAGTACCGCTCGATCGTGCTCTACCACGATGAGACCCAACGCGAGGCCGCCGCGGCCTACATCGAGGCGCTCGACGAGGAGTACGACGACGACGTGGTGACGGAGCTCGACCGGCTGGAGACGTTCTACCGCGCCGAGGAGCACCACCAGGACTACTTCGCGAAGAACCCGAACGACGCCTACTGCAGTTTCCACGCCAAGCCGAAGATGGAGAAGGTGCGCGAGAAGTTCGAGGCGAAGGTCGCGAAGTAA
- a CDS encoding M20 family metallopeptidase: MDELADLTEELVSISSHEDETDAGDAIEEWLRAETDARVERDAVGNVIARKGATDDPDAETLALVGHHDVVPPAARQTTGERNAGAYVVERRDGRIHGRGAADMKGAVAACMLAFREAEPPAGRELAVASFVGEEIGGTGARHAIEAGFAPDRAVVAEGSTDYSKPGVTDVVVAHKGRRASTLVARGTAAHASEPERGENAIYRASDAIDVVRGLDAPSATVFGESVTGSLAVTIVEGGETWNVIPERCEVTIDERTVPGDRADLARAAEAVAGVEWEVEQDLPPMACGDDAFAEGTLAVAREVHDDLGLAVPEHVVKPHATDAGWLAEAGTDCLVCGASEPGEAHTDTESVGIDVLDRCYRIYKRVAERSF; the protein is encoded by the coding sequence ATGGACGAACTCGCGGACCTGACCGAGGAGCTGGTCAGCATCTCCTCCCACGAGGACGAGACCGATGCCGGCGACGCCATCGAGGAGTGGCTCCGCGCGGAGACCGACGCGCGGGTCGAGCGCGACGCGGTCGGCAACGTCATCGCTCGGAAGGGGGCGACCGACGACCCGGACGCCGAGACGCTCGCGCTGGTCGGCCACCACGACGTCGTCCCGCCGGCGGCGCGCCAGACGACCGGGGAGAGGAACGCCGGCGCGTACGTCGTCGAGCGCCGCGACGGGCGGATTCACGGGCGCGGTGCGGCAGACATGAAGGGCGCGGTGGCGGCCTGCATGCTCGCGTTCCGCGAGGCCGAGCCGCCGGCGGGCCGCGAGCTCGCGGTCGCCTCGTTCGTCGGCGAGGAAATCGGCGGGACCGGGGCGCGCCACGCGATCGAGGCTGGGTTCGCCCCCGACCGCGCGGTCGTCGCGGAGGGGTCGACGGACTACTCGAAGCCGGGCGTCACCGACGTCGTCGTCGCGCACAAGGGGCGCCGGGCCTCGACGCTCGTCGCGCGCGGGACCGCGGCGCACGCGTCCGAGCCCGAGCGCGGCGAGAACGCGATCTACCGCGCCAGCGACGCGATCGACGTCGTCCGCGGGCTCGACGCGCCGTCGGCGACCGTCTTCGGCGAGTCCGTCACCGGGTCGCTCGCGGTCACGATCGTCGAGGGCGGCGAGACGTGGAACGTGATCCCGGAGCGCTGCGAGGTGACCATCGACGAGCGCACCGTCCCCGGCGACCGCGCCGACCTCGCCCGCGCCGCCGAGGCGGTCGCGGGCGTGGAGTGGGAGGTCGAACAGGACCTCCCGCCGATGGCCTGCGGCGACGACGCGTTCGCCGAGGGGACGCTCGCGGTCGCCCGCGAGGTCCACGACGATCTCGGGCTCGCCGTACCCGAACACGTCGTCAAGCCGCACGCGACCGACGCCGGCTGGCTCGCCGAGGCCGGGACAGACTGCCTCGTCTGCGGCGCCTCCGAGCCGGGCGAGGCGCACACCGACACGGAGAGCGTCGGGATCGACGTCCTCGACCGCTGTTACCGTATTTATAAGCGCGTCGCCGAACGCTCGTTCTGA
- a CDS encoding 50S ribosomal protein L39e has translation MGDKSKAQKKRLAKAERQNTRVPAWVMMKTDMNVTRNPKRRNWRRNDLDE, from the coding sequence ATGGGAGACAAATCGAAGGCTCAAAAGAAGCGTCTGGCGAAGGCGGAACGCCAGAACACCCGCGTCCCCGCGTGGGTCATGATGAAGACGGACATGAACGTGACGCGAAACCCCAAGCGGCGCAACTGGCGCCGGAACGACCTGGACGAATAG
- a CDS encoding 50S ribosomal protein L31e, whose translation MSTSDFEERVVTVPLRDANDKPVQERADFAMRIVREHLAQHFSVDEEEVVIDTSVNEAVWANGRENPPSKVRVRAARFVEDGEPVVEAEYAE comes from the coding sequence ATGAGCACCAGCGACTTCGAAGAGCGCGTCGTCACCGTTCCGCTCCGCGACGCCAACGACAAGCCGGTACAGGAGCGCGCCGACTTCGCGATGCGGATCGTCCGCGAGCACCTCGCGCAGCACTTCTCCGTCGACGAGGAGGAGGTCGTCATCGACACCTCGGTCAACGAGGCGGTCTGGGCGAACGGACGCGAGAACCCCCCGAGCAAGGTCCGCGTCCGCGCGGCCCGGTTCGTCGAGGACGGCGAGCCCGTCGTCGAAGCCGAGTACGCCGAGTAA
- a CDS encoding translation initiation factor IF-6, protein MLRATFTGSSYVGVFARAIDDLLLVRPDVDEELADALGEELGAEPLLTTVGGANTVGSLATGNENGVLVSARATDREQSRIAEAADREVGELPGEINAAGNVVLANDYGAYVHPDLPRESIVTVRETLGVPVERGDLGDVRTVGTAAVANNTGVLCHPKSTESELQAVEEALDVRADLGTVNYGAPLVGSGLVATDEGYVVGEDTTGPELGRIEETLGFID, encoded by the coding sequence GTGTTACGGGCGACCTTCACCGGCTCGTCGTACGTGGGCGTGTTCGCCCGCGCCATCGACGACCTCCTGTTGGTCCGGCCGGACGTCGACGAGGAGCTCGCCGACGCGCTCGGCGAGGAGCTGGGCGCCGAGCCCCTCCTCACGACGGTCGGCGGCGCCAACACCGTCGGCTCCCTCGCGACGGGCAACGAGAACGGCGTTCTCGTCTCCGCGCGGGCGACCGACCGGGAGCAGTCGCGGATCGCCGAGGCCGCCGACCGCGAGGTGGGCGAGCTCCCCGGCGAGATCAACGCGGCCGGCAACGTCGTCCTCGCGAACGACTACGGCGCCTACGTCCACCCGGACCTCCCGCGCGAGTCGATCGTGACGGTCAGAGAGACCCTCGGCGTCCCCGTGGAGCGCGGCGACCTCGGCGACGTCCGCACGGTCGGGACGGCGGCGGTCGCCAACAACACCGGCGTGCTCTGTCACCCCAAGTCGACCGAGTCGGAGCTGCAGGCCGTCGAGGAGGCGCTCGACGTCCGCGCCGACCTCGGGACGGTCAACTACGGCGCGCCGCTCGTCGGATCCGGCCTCGTCGCCACCGACGAGGGGTACGTCGTCGGCGAGGACACCACCGGTCCCGAGCTCGGGCGCATCGAGGAGACGCTCGGCTTCATCGACTGA
- the rpl18a gene encoding 50S ribosomal protein L18Ae: MSTYTVSGRFQSRGDYQPFTKDVEAENEDLARERIYTTVGSQHNRKRTQIEIEEVSAA; the protein is encoded by the coding sequence ATGAGTACCTACACGGTGAGTGGACGGTTCCAGAGTCGAGGCGACTACCAGCCGTTCACGAAGGATGTCGAGGCCGAGAACGAGGACCTCGCCCGCGAGCGCATCTACACGACGGTCGGGAGCCAGCACAACCGGAAGCGCACCCAGATCGAGATCGAGGAGGTGTCCGCGGCATGA
- the pfdA gene encoding prefoldin subunit alpha codes for MGGGQQQLQQLSQELQALDEEIEALEAEIADYREEQSDIDDAVEAIETLDTGSTVQVPLGGGAYVRAEVQDIDEIIVSLGGNYSAEQSEGDAVDVLRRKQEALDDRIEETEEEVDELESESQELEQQAQQMQQQQMQQMQQGQGDEE; via the coding sequence ATGGGCGGCGGACAACAGCAGCTCCAGCAGCTCTCCCAGGAGCTGCAGGCGCTCGACGAGGAGATCGAAGCCCTCGAGGCGGAGATCGCAGACTACCGCGAGGAGCAGTCCGACATCGACGACGCGGTCGAGGCGATCGAGACGCTCGACACCGGCTCGACGGTGCAGGTCCCGCTCGGCGGCGGCGCCTACGTCCGCGCCGAGGTCCAGGACATCGACGAGATCATCGTCTCGCTCGGCGGCAACTACTCCGCGGAGCAGAGCGAGGGCGACGCCGTCGACGTGCTCCGGCGCAAGCAGGAGGCGCTCGACGACCGCATCGAGGAGACGGAAGAGGAGGTCGACGAGCTCGAGTCCGAGAGCCAGGAGCTCGAACAGCAGGCCCAGCAGATGCAACAGCAGCAGATGCAGCAGATGCAGCAGGGCCAGGGCGACGAGGAGTAA
- the ftsY gene encoding signal recognition particle-docking protein FtsY, with protein MFDGLKDKLSGFRKDVEESADVEEEPAEGDETTPDESAPDETTASDGVDAGGDAGAAATETEAGADATEEPAESDAGDDEPSTFQRAKAFATGRIIIEEEDLEEPLWNLEMALLESDVEMSVAEQILDTVREKMLGESRKQVETTGELVESALHDALLDVIAVGQFDFEERIAAADKPVTIVFTGVNGVGKTTSIAKLSEWLADRGYTSVLANGDTYRAGANEQIAEHADRLDRELISHDQGGDPAAVIYDGVEYAQANDVDVVLGDTAGRLHTSDDLMAQLEKIDRVVDPDMTLFVDEAVAGQDAVNRAKEFNDAAEIDGAILTKADADSSGGAAISVAYVTGKPILFLGTGQGYDDLTLFDPEELVASLLDEE; from the coding sequence GTGTTCGACGGACTGAAAGACAAGCTCTCGGGGTTCCGGAAGGACGTCGAGGAGAGCGCCGACGTCGAGGAGGAGCCCGCCGAGGGCGACGAGACGACCCCCGACGAGTCGGCCCCCGACGAGACGACCGCGAGCGACGGCGTCGACGCGGGCGGTGACGCGGGGGCGGCCGCGACCGAAACCGAAGCGGGCGCCGACGCAACTGAGGAGCCCGCCGAGAGCGACGCCGGCGACGACGAGCCGAGCACCTTCCAGCGCGCGAAAGCGTTCGCGACGGGCCGGATCATCATCGAGGAGGAGGACTTAGAGGAGCCGCTGTGGAACCTCGAGATGGCCCTCTTAGAGAGCGACGTGGAGATGAGCGTCGCCGAGCAGATCCTCGACACCGTCCGCGAGAAGATGCTCGGCGAGTCGCGCAAGCAGGTCGAGACGACCGGCGAGCTGGTCGAGTCGGCGCTCCACGACGCCCTCCTCGACGTGATCGCCGTCGGCCAGTTCGACTTCGAGGAGCGGATCGCGGCGGCCGACAAGCCCGTCACCATCGTCTTCACCGGCGTCAACGGCGTCGGGAAGACGACGAGCATCGCGAAGCTCTCCGAGTGGCTCGCCGACCGCGGCTACACGTCGGTGCTGGCGAACGGCGACACCTACCGGGCGGGCGCCAACGAGCAGATCGCGGAGCACGCCGACCGCCTCGACCGGGAGCTCATCTCCCACGACCAGGGCGGCGACCCCGCGGCCGTCATCTACGACGGCGTCGAGTACGCCCAGGCCAACGACGTCGACGTCGTGCTCGGCGACACCGCCGGGCGGCTCCACACCAGCGACGACCTGATGGCGCAGTTAGAGAAGATCGACCGCGTCGTCGACCCGGACATGACGCTGTTCGTCGACGAGGCGGTCGCGGGCCAAGACGCCGTGAACCGCGCGAAGGAGTTCAACGACGCCGCCGAGATCGACGGGGCCATCCTGACGAAGGCCGACGCCGACTCCTCCGGCGGGGCCGCGATCTCGGTGGCGTACGTCACCGGCAAACCGATCCTCTTCCTCGGGACCGGACAGGGGTACGACGACCTCACGCTGTTCGACCCCGAGGAGCTCGTCGCGAGCCTGCTCGACGAGGAGTAG
- a CDS encoding long-chain-fatty-acid--CoA ligase — MRKPLLTTDFLDRARRHYADEEAVLATDGTRYTYAELGERADRFSAALQARGIEKGDRVAVLDPNTHYHLEAAYGAMQVGAVHTPLNYRLTPDDFAYMLSDAGVDAIYADAEYAARIEAVRDEVPTATFLTNDADTVAGDWESFDEALADADPDAYERPEMDEDEVITINYTSGTTGDPKGVCRTHRAETLHAYLIAIHQEITDDDVYLWTLPMFHVNGWGHIYAITGMGARHICTRGVDVAEAFDRIRGEDVSYFCAAPTVLNMLGDHYAEHGGATTGDGDVRVATAGAAPPEATIRTVEEEFGWELKHVYGATETGPLITTSDAKRHFDADSSDRFAVKKTQGIGYLGTDVRVVDENGEDVPADGETIGEIVVRGNQVMDRYWNKPEATERAFSERLEGYYHMGDLAVVDEDGFVSIQDRKKDIIISGGENISSIELEDTLFEHEVVSDAAVIPAPDERWGETPKAFVVPESGDPDDPGATPEELKAFVRERVADYKTPGEVEFVAELPTTATGKIQKYELREREWDEEERMVGEG, encoded by the coding sequence ATGCGAAAACCGCTACTGACGACGGACTTCCTGGATCGGGCGCGCCGGCACTACGCCGACGAAGAGGCCGTCCTCGCCACCGACGGGACGCGGTACACCTACGCCGAGCTCGGCGAGCGCGCGGACCGGTTCTCGGCCGCGCTGCAGGCGCGCGGGATAGAGAAGGGCGACCGCGTCGCGGTGTTGGACCCGAACACGCACTACCACCTCGAAGCGGCCTACGGCGCGATGCAGGTCGGGGCGGTGCACACCCCGCTGAACTACCGGCTCACGCCGGACGACTTCGCGTACATGCTCTCGGACGCCGGCGTCGACGCGATCTACGCCGACGCCGAGTACGCCGCGCGGATCGAGGCGGTCCGCGACGAGGTGCCGACGGCGACGTTCCTCACGAACGACGCCGACACGGTCGCGGGCGACTGGGAGTCATTCGACGAGGCGCTCGCGGACGCGGACCCCGACGCCTACGAGCGCCCGGAGATGGACGAGGACGAAGTGATCACGATCAACTACACCTCGGGGACGACCGGCGACCCGAAGGGCGTCTGCCGCACCCACCGCGCCGAGACGCTCCACGCGTACCTCATCGCGATCCACCAGGAGATCACCGACGACGACGTCTACCTCTGGACGCTCCCGATGTTCCACGTCAACGGCTGGGGGCACATCTACGCGATCACGGGGATGGGTGCCCGACACATTTGCACCCGCGGGGTCGACGTCGCCGAGGCGTTCGACCGGATCCGCGGGGAGGACGTCTCCTACTTCTGTGCGGCGCCGACCGTGCTCAACATGCTCGGCGACCACTACGCCGAGCACGGCGGCGCGACGACCGGCGACGGCGACGTGCGCGTCGCGACCGCGGGCGCGGCGCCGCCGGAGGCGACGATCCGCACCGTCGAGGAGGAGTTCGGCTGGGAGCTCAAACACGTGTACGGCGCGACCGAGACCGGCCCCCTCATCACCACCTCGGACGCGAAGCGCCACTTCGACGCGGACTCGTCCGACCGCTTCGCGGTGAAGAAGACCCAGGGCATCGGCTACCTCGGCACCGACGTGCGCGTCGTCGACGAGAACGGCGAGGACGTGCCCGCAGACGGCGAGACGATCGGCGAGATCGTCGTCCGCGGCAACCAGGTGATGGACCGCTACTGGAACAAGCCGGAGGCCACCGAGCGGGCGTTCTCCGAGCGGCTGGAGGGGTACTACCACATGGGCGACCTGGCCGTCGTCGACGAGGACGGCTTCGTCTCGATCCAGGACCGCAAGAAGGACATCATCATCTCCGGCGGCGAGAACATCTCCTCGATCGAGCTGGAGGACACCCTCTTCGAGCACGAGGTCGTCTCCGACGCCGCCGTCATCCCCGCGCCGGACGAGCGGTGGGGCGAGACCCCGAAGGCGTTCGTGGTCCCGGAGAGCGGCGACCCCGACGACCCGGGCGCGACGCCCGAGGAGCTGAAGGCGTTCGTCCGCGAGCGCGTCGCCGACTACAAGACGCCCGGCGAGGTGGAGTTCGTCGCCGAACTCCCCACGACGGCGACGGGGAAGATCCAGAAGTACGAGCTGCGCGAGCGCGAGTGGGACGAGGAAGAGCGGATGGTCGGCGAGGGGTAG
- a CDS encoding DUF7344 domain-containing protein has protein sequence MAEAQTETSNAVDGEAELPSREEADFTRDDVFEVLSNQRRRYAIHYLKRRNGESVTVSELTDWVASWEYGKEIDALTHRERKRVRNALRQFHLPKMDEYGFVEYDSRRGVIELTEAASDANFYVDSLTGRDIPWSAYYCGLSLLGVVCLLGIWASLYPFSLLSPLHFGVFLVTALSVSSVGHLYDNYCRMRLGARNRPPEVDEE, from the coding sequence ATGGCTGAGGCACAGACAGAGACGAGTAACGCGGTCGACGGCGAGGCTGAGCTGCCGTCGAGAGAGGAAGCGGACTTCACCAGAGACGACGTCTTCGAAGTGCTCAGCAACCAGCGCCGCCGCTACGCGATTCACTACCTCAAGCGACGGAACGGGGAGTCCGTCACAGTCTCGGAGCTCACGGACTGGGTCGCGAGCTGGGAGTACGGGAAGGAGATCGACGCGCTCACCCACCGCGAGCGAAAGCGCGTGCGGAACGCGCTCCGACAGTTCCACCTGCCGAAGATGGACGAGTACGGGTTCGTCGAGTACGACTCCCGGCGCGGCGTCATTGAACTCACGGAGGCGGCCTCGGACGCCAACTTCTACGTCGACTCGCTGACCGGCCGAGACATCCCGTGGAGCGCCTACTACTGCGGGCTCTCCCTGCTCGGCGTCGTCTGCCTGCTCGGAATCTGGGCGAGCCTGTATCCGTTCTCGCTGCTGTCGCCGCTCCACTTCGGCGTCTTCCTCGTGACGGCGCTGTCGGTGTCGTCGGTGGGACACCTGTACGACAACTACTGTCGAATGCGACTCGGCGCGAGAAACAGGCCGCCCGAGGTCGATGAGGAATGA
- a CDS encoding translation initiation factor IF-2 subunit beta: protein MDYESSLDRAMEEVPDLGGSDERLSVPDPEAQKDGAFTRLTNLSAIADALSRDPEHVHSKIQQELGTAGQYESGRARYSGNFRERDFQAAIDSYIESFVTCSECGLPDTRLETENRTPMLRCEACGAFRPVAKQNTSNTQRQEEAIESGKTYELEIVGTGRKGDGVAEVGEYTVFVPGAQEGETVKAYIKNVSGNLAFARRED, encoded by the coding sequence ATGGACTACGAATCGAGCCTCGACCGCGCGATGGAGGAGGTACCGGACCTCGGCGGCTCCGACGAGCGGCTGTCGGTGCCCGACCCGGAGGCGCAGAAGGACGGCGCGTTCACCCGACTGACGAACCTCTCGGCGATCGCCGACGCGCTGAGCCGCGACCCCGAGCACGTCCACTCGAAGATCCAGCAGGAGCTCGGCACCGCGGGCCAGTACGAGTCGGGCCGCGCCCGCTACAGCGGGAACTTCCGCGAGCGCGACTTCCAGGCCGCGATCGACTCGTACATCGAGTCGTTCGTCACCTGCTCGGAGTGCGGCCTCCCCGACACCCGACTGGAGACGGAGAACCGCACCCCGATGCTCCGCTGTGAGGCCTGCGGGGCCTTCCGGCCGGTCGCGAAGCAGAACACCTCGAACACGCAGCGCCAGGAGGAGGCGATCGAGTCGGGCAAAACGTACGAGCTCGAGATCGTCGGCACCGGCCGCAAGGGCGACGGCGTCGCCGAGGTCGGCGAGTACACCGTCTTCGTCCCCGGCGCGCAGGAGGGCGAGACCGTGAAAGCGTACATCAAGAACGTCTCCGGCAACCTCGCGTTCGCCCGCCGCGAAGACTGA
- a CDS encoding M24 family metallopeptidase, whose translation MATRLPAAAFDDRLAAVRDRLAATDADAATWFGATAIEYLTGFHHIQTERPVVLAVTADRVEITVPRLEVERVEPNPRIGAVHHYFDYPGGDPIRVAVEMLNGLDVDRAATDADGAPGVMGYEGPALSEFVDVETQSWIDRMRWEKSDAEVDLIRESAKWANLGHRYLADFSEPGAHPATVSQRASTEASRAMLDTLGDAYSVRVRGGGPVHAGYISGSETALPHGHTPNERLAEGDVLVTGATADVDGYRSELERTMFVGDYSDEQEHYFELMLEAQTLAIDALGPGVPVAEVDEVVWEYFEEQGVTDLARHHVGHNIGLGAHEPPYIDRGWGDRYDGDDAVMAPGQVYTIEPGLYTDEYGYRHSDTVAITESGTETLTHFPRDIDANVV comes from the coding sequence ATGGCGACACGCCTCCCCGCCGCCGCGTTCGACGACCGGCTCGCGGCGGTCCGCGACCGGCTCGCGGCAACCGACGCCGACGCCGCGACGTGGTTCGGCGCGACCGCGATCGAGTACCTCACCGGCTTCCACCACATCCAGACCGAGCGCCCGGTCGTCCTCGCGGTGACGGCCGACCGCGTCGAGATCACGGTCCCGCGACTGGAGGTCGAGCGCGTCGAACCGAATCCCCGGATCGGCGCCGTCCACCACTACTTCGACTACCCCGGCGGCGACCCGATCCGCGTCGCCGTCGAGATGCTGAACGGGCTCGACGTCGACCGCGCGGCGACCGACGCCGACGGCGCGCCGGGCGTGATGGGGTACGAGGGCCCCGCGCTCTCCGAGTTCGTCGACGTCGAGACGCAGTCGTGGATCGACCGCATGCGCTGGGAGAAGTCCGACGCCGAGGTCGACCTGATCCGCGAGTCGGCCAAGTGGGCGAACCTCGGTCACCGCTATCTCGCCGACTTCTCCGAGCCCGGCGCGCACCCGGCGACCGTCTCGCAGCGCGCCTCGACGGAGGCGTCGCGGGCGATGCTCGACACCTTAGGCGACGCGTACAGCGTCCGGGTCCGCGGCGGCGGTCCCGTCCACGCGGGCTACATCTCCGGCAGCGAGACCGCGCTCCCCCACGGCCACACCCCGAACGAGCGGCTCGCCGAGGGCGACGTCCTCGTCACGGGCGCGACCGCGGACGTCGACGGCTACCGCTCCGAACTGGAGCGGACGATGTTCGTCGGCGACTACTCCGACGAGCAGGAGCACTACTTCGAGCTGATGCTGGAGGCGCAGACCCTCGCGATCGACGCGCTCGGGCCGGGCGTCCCGGTGGCCGAGGTGGACGAAGTCGTCTGGGAGTACTTCGAGGAGCAGGGCGTGACAGATCTCGCGCGACACCACGTCGGTCACAACATCGGGCTTGGTGCCCACGAGCCGCCGTACATCGACCGCGGCTGGGGCGACCGATACGACGGCGACGACGCGGTGATGGCTCCCGGACAGGTGTACACGATCGAGCCCGGCCTCTACACCGACGAGTACGGCTACCGCCACTCGGACACGGTCGCGATCACCGAGTCGGGGACGGAGACGCTGACGCACTTCCCGCGCGACATCGACGCGAACGTGGTGTGA